A part of Carettochelys insculpta isolate YL-2023 chromosome 1, ASM3395843v1, whole genome shotgun sequence genomic DNA contains:
- the LOC142024640 gene encoding uncharacterized protein LOC142024640 isoform X1: MFHHQLKLFYSQWQNVTTDKWILEIIATGYMIPFQSLPPPKPPTQSFRDPSHKTRLKQEVDHLIFIGVVERVPEQFQGKGFYSRYFLREKKTGLEANPGPTSPQPACAQAAFQDGYNCLHTYSIGQWRLVCSPRLAGRVFSYNYSPGTQTFPPLHSRQGALPIQSSSIQSLLSTQSVHQNTGGSISLPTQTGCVHFSIPGRLPTERGLKGRGPMLDTRHYKHIRLVGPSYQPLEIKDRACAEYRVHRGMHRLYYIKSIPARGPFPHHQIPGTSDDVQPYSANPDMCTTVGAHGIHHVRSTECQGAYAGPTTLAGECLQTDSPYHPQGSVAHSGGAQVTGMVGKSQELTSRGALPPTTNRDFPYNRRIPHRMGSAHRQQSNSGAVVPRGKNIAHKHTRGQSSVQRVQMLSEIPARQSSRDKYQHHYHHVLYQPARRGQIPCALCRGGPVVELVRCQQYNAKSLIPTRCPQHEGGPAKQAICTHARVSDPC, translated from the coding sequence atgttccatcatcagcTCAAActgttctactctcaatggcaaaacgtcaccacagacaaatggattctggagattatagccacgggatacatgatccccttccaatcactacctccaccAAAACCGCCCACCCAGTCCTTCAGGGACCCCTCCCAcaagacaaggttaaaacaggaggtagaccacctcatattcataggggtggtggagagagttccggaacagttccaagggaaagggttctactcacggTACTTCCTAAGAGAGAAGAAGACggggctggaggccaatcctggacctacgaGCCCTCAACCGGCATGTGCGCAAGCAGCGTTTCAGGATggttacaattgcctccatacttacagcattggacaatggagactggtttgcagccctcgacttgcaggacgtGTATTTTCATATAATTATTCGCCTGGCACACAGAcatttcctccgcttcacagtaggcagggagcacttccaatacagagttcttccattcagtctctcctcagcacccagagtgttcaccaaaacactggcggtagtatcagcttacctacacagacagggtgtgttcatttttccatacctggacgactgcctactgaaaggggcctcaaaggcagaggtcctatgcttgatacacgtcactacaaacacattcgccttgttgggcctagttatcaacctctcgaaatcaaagaccgagcctgCGCAGagtatagagttcataggggcatgcatagactctactacatcaagagtatacctgcccgaggcCCGTTTCCACACCATCAgatccctggtacaagtgatgACGTACAGCCCTACAGTGCCAATCCTGACATGtgtacaactgttggggcacatggcatccaccacgttcgtagtacagaatgccagggtGCATATGCGgggcctacaacattggctggcgagtgtttacaaactgatagtccataccatccacagggcagtgtcgcccacagcggaggtgcgcaggtcactggcatggtgggcaaatcccaagaacttactagtcggggtgcccttccaccaaccacaaatcgcGATTTTCCTTACaacagacgcatcccacataggatggggagcgcacataggcaacaaagtaactcaggggctGTGGTCCCCCGTGGAAAaaacattgcacataaacatactagaggtcagagcagtgttcaacgcgtgcagatgctttcagaaatacctgcacggcaaagtagtcgggataaataccaaCACCActaccaccatgttttatatcaaccggcaaggaggggccagatcccatgCGCTCTGTGCAGAGgcggtccggttgtggaactaGTGCGttgtcaacaatataacgctaaaagcctcatacctacccggtgtccacaacatgaaggcggaccagctaagcaggcgatttgcactcacgcacgagtgtcAGATCCGTGCTGA
- the LOC142024640 gene encoding uncharacterized protein LOC142024640 isoform X2 encodes MGGSPNRPVCHLQQQTMPSVLLQSGHRTGILGGHLRGAVEGPSTLCVPSHVTHSQGSRESQKRESTHNTDNLNLGPTAMVSSASAHVMPPATPPTGSAGPSHTGSGVHSAPTSSKTPPTGVANPWLSTLESTCSEGVKRVLESSRRTSTRRTYAQKRKRFISWCSSKQLVPQGVPITAILEYLLELKQDGLSLSSLKVHLAAISAFQHKEEGPTIFAHPMVTRFLKGQVNLYPPRKPLSPSWSLDLVLHTLSGPPFEPLATVPLRLLTLKTTFLLAITSARKVSELAAIMAMPPCTVFSKEVVILRLHPAFLPKVSSEFHVNEPIVLPSFYPKPHSSSKEARLHLLDIRRALAFYIDRTKPFWKTDRLLVSLAPRSKGEGLSSQRISNHIVSCIRLCYELKKTPLLVPPRAHSTRAMATSTAFFKGIALKDICRAATWSSYDTFAKHYAMHRVFDEDTCLSTAVLSRASCT; translated from the coding sequence atggggggttccccaaatcgacctgtttgccacttacaacaacaaacaatgccctcagtactgctccagagtgggcataggacagggatccttgggggacacctTCGCGGTGCcgtggaagggccctctactctatgcgttccctcccacgtcactcattcacaaggttctagagaaagccaaaagagagagagcacgcataATACTGATAATctcaacctgggaccgacagcaatggtttcctctgcttctgcacatgtcatgCCGcctgccactccccctaccggtagtgccggaccgtctcacacaggctcaggggtccatagtgcacccacatcctcaaagactccgcctacaggcgtggctaatccatggctcagcaccttagagagcacatgttcggagggagtgaaacgtgtcttggagtccagtcgaaggacttccaccagaaggacttacgcaCAAAAGCGGAAacgattcatctcctggtgctcttccaagcagttggttCCTCAGGGTGTCCctataactgcaattctagaatacctgctggagctaaaacaggacggactctccctatcctctctaaaggtccatcttgcagctatatcagcatttcaacataaagaggaagggccaaccatattcgcccatcctatggtcacacggttcctaaaggggcaGGTAAActtgtacccccctcggaaaccgctatcaccatcgtggagtttggacttggtcctccacacgctgtcgggaccaccctttgaaccattggccacggtacctcTCCGGCTGCTcaccctgaaaacaaccttccttcttgccatCACGTCAGCCCGCAaggtgagcgaactcgcagcaataatggcaatgccaccctgcacagtattctcgaAAGAAgtggtgatcttacgattacacccagctttccttccaaaggtttcctcagagttccacgttaacgaaccaatagtattaccctcattttatcctaagcctcacagcTCTAGCAAAGAGGCgcggctgcacctgctagacataaggagggcgttggccttttacatagacagaactaagcccttctggaaaacggacagactcctggtgtctctcgcacccaggtcgaaaggggaaggcctctcctcacaaagaatttcaaatcacattgtatcctgcataagactgtgttatgagctgaagaagacccctctgctagttccgcccagggctcactccaccagagcgatggcaacgtcgacagccttcttcaaaggcatcgcgttaaaagacatctgcagagcggcaacttggtcatcttacgacacctttgccaagcattatgccatgcaccgggtgttcgatgaggatacatgcctatcaacagcagtcctatcaagggcaagctgcacataa